The DNA sequence GAGTTCAGCAAGCTACTAAACACAATGCCGCCTCTGCCTCCGCCGTCTCAAGATTCGCCACCGTAGCACCCTTGCAGGTCTGATTCCATTTCCGTACATACACTCTTTCTTTTCAGTCTTTTACTTTGTACGTTAATGActttcaatttttcatttccACTGAATAGATCACTTAGAGAGTGGATATTTCCACTCCAAATTGATAATATTACTTCTATTTAGGAGATTCTACTCTTAATCTAAAGCTTATCTATCACAGAATCTTATCAAATTTAGAGTCACTAACAAAATTGGAGTGCCAATGTCGACTCCCGATCACTTAACCTCACTGTATCATTAACAAAAACTGATCTCCTTTTTCCTTTGATGCAGGAAAAGGATGGAAGGTGTCCCTTTATAACATTTGTTTTAGGTAATGATTGTGCCTTATTTGtcttcaaatttaattttgggAGTTATATCTGAGGTTTTAAGTGTATTATCCAAGTAATGAACATAACCAGGATGACAGTGGCGTAATTGGATTTCACTTTGTAAGAAACCAAGAATAATATCGAAGGGTATCAAGTTGTTGCAGCTACATGGTTAATAATGGAGCTTAGAGTTCTAGGATCTTTTATGTTATTCAATCAATTATTTGACTGTACATCTGGAAAATCTTATCGACTGTTTAGCCAATATGGAAGTGATTTGTGAAAGTTTACAAAGAGAATTGGCAATGGATCAAagtaaataatattttctttccttatgataatttaattttttaatgaaataatGATGCTAAATTTTTTCTTgctactttttttcttttcagaTATATGTTTGCTTCAAATATGTGATTTAAAATGTTGTTCTTATGTCCTAAGGTGGCCCTGGTAGTGGAAAAGGTACTCAATGTATTAAAATTGTTGAAACCTTTGGATTTAAGCATCTAAGCGCTGGAGATCTTCTGAGAAGGGAGATGGTTTCCAATAGCGAATATGGGTAATATTGTCTTATCCTATTCTTGTTTATCTGTTTCATTTGTGAGTCTTTGGGATAATAACAATTAAAATGGCAAAACAGTTCAATGATTCTGAATACAATTAAAGAAGGAAGGATTGTTCCCTCAGAAGTGACTGTCAAATTGATTCTAAAAGAGATGGAATCTAGTGACAACCATAAGTTCCTTATTGATGGTTTCCCCAGAAGCGAGGAAAACCGCATTGCTTTTGAAAAAATTGTGAGTTTGACTTTCAACCTTTTTATCACTTAAACTTGCATTGAAGGAAGTTCGTTTTGAGTTATTTTTGTGTCAGCACCTATTTTACTTGAATTTATGTATTTAACTTACTGGAAATTTGTAATACATTCTCTACCTTGTTTGCAAATGGCAATATTGATTACTGAGCAGTGTTTTATAAGAGAGAACTCTTTTAAATGGCAAAAGACCTAGATGTCTCagattcaaattctaaaaagaAGCTCCCTACTTGCGGGGGATAAGCCTTTTAATACGCATATAGCCATATACTGCCTTCTAGGCCCCACTAGGTGGGAGGCCATCCGTTATTAATTTTTCTATGTAATAAGCACTCACTGTTCCATACGCAGTCTGGAGCAGAACCAGATGTAGTACTTTTCTTCGATTGTCCAGAAGATGTGATGGTGAAACGAGTATTGAGCCGTAATCAGGTTCTAGTCAAATTCTTAGAAATTGAATATACGCTCCTGATATGAAAATACTGTCTGATATCTGGTGCTCCTTTTATGTCAGGGGCGAATAGATGACAATATAGATACAATCAAGAAACGTCTTAAAGTATTTGAAGCATTAAATCTTCCTGTCATTGATTACTATGCAAAGAAAGGGAAAGTTCACAGGGTAATTCTATGTTGTTTCAGTACTTAATTAAATTTAGGAGAACTGGCCTTCTTTAGTATGTCATGAACACGCTAAAACTTAAACTACTGTTGCCTTTTGGTTAGAGCTCTTTTATTTACTTACTTTTGAAGTGTTTGTTGCTGCTTCAAATTTTCTATTTGAATTTGTCCAAGTGGAAAAATTCAATAGCAAGTCTTCTATGGATTTGACTGAAGTGAGGACTGAACCTATGGTTAACCTGTATGTTTGTACTTTCAATATGCAATTGAAGGTTTtggaaagaaggaaagaaaatataGGTTCTGTACAAAGGATTTTATGTCGCTTTATTAAAAACACTTAACCCACTGGTTTTGGTTTTGTTATGTGATTGCTGCTATATGATGAACATGTTTGTTATAGTGACAAGCTAATCTCTGCAGATTAATGCAGTTGGAACAGTAGATGAAATATTTGAGCAAGTTAGGCCAGTTTTTAAGGCATGTGAGGTATGTCTTTCATTGTTATTTCTTTTACATTACATTATCATATTCCTGATAGAATTATGGCTGTTTCATGGTCATGCTTACTAGTATATCCAAATAAGCAATTAATAATTGACTGCACTTATTTGACagccataaccatttatttgtTTGCCAATGACTTGTATCATCTATACAGCAGAAGGCTCTCAATAGAAGCTGATTGAATGGGTTGGAATTTGGAAACATTGCAGAGTGTATTGAAATTTGGGTTTTACAAAGGATCACATATACTTCCAGCTGAATCGGCTCTGATTCAAGTTCCTTGGCTGATAAGCACTGGAATTTCAGTCCCTTTAAAACAGTTGACTCAAAGTATTGACATTTACATGCCAACCATTCACAGTGATAGCTCTTCTTGccttttttctttatgttctAGGTTTTTCTTACATGCAATAAACTGCTCATGCCACCGAGAGTATGGCGAATGGAGCAAAACTGTCTCCAACAGCAAAGGGATTGCCAAGTGCGCAGATCTATTTTTTGGTTAACATAGCATTTGATCTTTTGTAATTTGATGACAAATACTTTGTTGAAACCCTTTGGGGTTTTGTTAACACAGAAGTTGAAACAAGTTTGACAGCTTTTTGTGGTGTTGGACTTGTTCTAAACTTTTaatctttcttctatttttcttatcATCGTTGATTTATAAGTTAGACGAACTTGTCTGATTTTGGTTCAATATAGAATGGATGTGCTGCAATACTTGGAAAAATTAGTATGGCATTGAGTAGCATAATGGAATTAAATCATTATATCATGGGAGAGCAAACTTGCGTCCCTTGCTATTAGCCTATTACACATTCAATGAAGATTGTTCTAAAAATACTGATAAAAAGAATCAAAAGAGAAAGTTGTGCgactaaaaattaaaagttttaaattactaattaaataaaaatttcaaaattttcctCTTCTATTaattactttaaaaaataattgttagTAACAAATGTCCTTTTTTCGttttaacaaagaaaaaatttcattaaataaaCATGAGTTATATATGAGACTACTTGGATCAACATCACTGCATTTACAAATAAATACTCGGTGCATAGGTAATTTACTGAGTACTTCTGTGTATATATTGTCCCTTGAATATGGTAATTATCTCCCTTGTCTCATCCAATTCACTCTATTActgtggattttttttttaagaaattgaCTTCAAAATATAACTATTGAAGAGTGTGCATTTAAATTTTCCCACAATTAGAGCATAAGTTAATGGAGTTTAAGAAATGTTGATAGAGCATATCCGCTATATTGCTCACTAGGTGTTAGTGATGTGATTGGGTTTTATCCACAGGCAGTAACTAGAATGATAATAACCACTACTCTCCGACCACTAAGCTTCCCTCCAAGGTTGTGCATTCTGAgcaagaagaaggagaagagcgACAACAAAAGTAGAACCAGGAAACTGAGCAAGTGGCAAACAGAGACCAACCATAACATCTTTTCCTTCCCAAAATCCAAATCAACCCCACTTCTCATCAATCACCAACCCAGTCCCCAAACAAAATCTCAAGCACTTGAACAAGTCCTCAACGACCTCGAAGCTTCCCTTGAGAAGGGCATCACTATTGAACCCGAAATCTATGCTTCTCTCTTAGAAACATGCTACCGT is a window from the Arachis stenosperma cultivar V10309 chromosome 3, arast.V10309.gnm1.PFL2, whole genome shotgun sequence genome containing:
- the LOC130967962 gene encoding UMP-CMP kinase isoform X2, giving the protein MWRKVTATSFSSLKSSLFFTRLHLQQATKHNAASASAVSRFATVAPLQEKDGRCPFITFVLGGPGSGKGTQCIKIVETFGFKHLSAGDLLRREMVSNSEYGSMILNTIKEGRIVPSEVTVKLILKEMESSDNHKFLIDGFPRSEENRIAFEKISGAEPDVVLFFDCPEDVMVKRVLSRNQGRIDDNIDTIKKRLKVFEALNLPVIDYYAKKGKVHRINAVGTVDEIFEQVRPVFKACEKALNRS
- the LOC130967962 gene encoding UMP-CMP kinase isoform X1, with the protein product MWRKVTATSFSSLKSSLFFTRLHLQQATKHNAASASAVSRFATVAPLQEKDGRCPFITFVLGGPGSGKGTQCIKIVETFGFKHLSAGDLLRREMVSNSEYGSMILNTIKEGRIVPSEVTVKLILKEMESSDNHKFLIDGFPRSEENRIAFEKISGAEPDVVLFFDCPEDVMVKRVLSRNQGRIDDNIDTIKKRLKVFEALNLPVIDYYAKKGKVHRINAVGTVDEIFEQVRPVFKACEQKALNRS
- the LOC130967962 gene encoding UMP-CMP kinase isoform X3; protein product: MEGGPGSGKGTQCIKIVETFGFKHLSAGDLLRREMVSNSEYGSMILNTIKEGRIVPSEVTVKLILKEMESSDNHKFLIDGFPRSEENRIAFEKISGAEPDVVLFFDCPEDVMVKRVLSRNQGRIDDNIDTIKKRLKVFEALNLPVIDYYAKKGKVHRINAVGTVDEIFEQVRPVFKACEQKALNRS